Proteins encoded by one window of Raphanus sativus cultivar WK10039 unplaced genomic scaffold, ASM80110v3 Scaffold0918, whole genome shotgun sequence:
- the LOC130503311 gene encoding E3 ubiquitin-protein ligase RSL1-like: MGTCFSSSSSSSSSRTRMEDYHYNPALYNYVDEVYQPYAWDLHLQEALSSSSVSSTSEANHYHQLHSHIATRINQEEPKIKPDNKPAEPSKTLCMICMDEKSPTDIFRGTTGCTHHYCTECTARYVTTMIEENIAMIKCPDVDCARLLEPYTCRDIIPGDVFERWDKSLCESLILSSEKVYCPFEDCSAMMVVDDDEQGDEVRETECPSCHRLFCAQCKATWHAGIWCEEFQRSGNARKKKKNSDEEDAMLIQMAKNKQWRRCPSCKFYVEKIDGCIHMRCRCRFHFCYRCGAAWSLTHACHIRSRLLSYGLPGSAYF; the protein is encoded by the exons ATGGGAACATGCTTCtcttcgtcatcatcatcatcatcatcacgcACAAGGATGGAAGATTATCACTATAACCCTGCGTTGTACAATTACGTCGACGAAGTCTACCAACCCTATGCTTGGGATCTCCATCTCCAAGAAGCTCTGTCTTCTTCCTCGGTCTCATCAACCTCCGAGGCTAACCATTATCACCAACTCCATAGCCACATCGCCACTCGTAttaatcaagaagaaccgaagATAAAACCCGATAACAAACCCGCCGAACCATCTAAAACGTTATGTATGATCTGCATGGATGAAAAGTCTCCCACCGACATCTTCCGAGGAACCACTGGTTGCACTCATCACTACTGCACCGAGTGCACCGCACGTTACGTGACGACCATGATAGAAGAGAACATAGCCATGATCAAGTGCCCTGACGTGGACTGCGCGAGACTTCTAGAGCCTTACACATGTCGAGATATAATCCCAGGGGACGTGTTCGAGCGCTGGGACAAATCCTTGTGCGAGTCGTTGATTCTGTCGTCGGAGAAAGTGTACTGTCCATTCGAAGACTGCTCGGCGATGATGGTGGTGGACGATGATGAACAAGGTGATGAAGTGAGGGAGACGGAGTGTCCGTCTTGTCACAGACTGTTCTGCGCTCAGTGTAAGGCTACGTGGCATGCAGGGATTTGGTGTGAGGAGTTTCAGAGAAGTGGGAAcgcgaggaagaagaagaagaatagcgATGAAGAAGATGCTATGTTGATTCAGATGGCTAAAAATAAGCAGTGGAGGAGGTGTCCTAGTTGCAAATTCTACGTTGAGAAAATCGATGGTTGTATACATATGCGTTGCAG GTGTCGATTTCATTTTTGCTATCGTTGTGGAGCAGCTTGGAGTTTAACTCACGCATGCCATATTCGTAGTCGTCTTTTAAGTTACGGCTTACCTGGGTCTGCTTATTTCTGA